The window ACAGAAACTGAACAAAAGTGGCACAAACCAAGGACCATGGTAGCAAGCCTTTTAATGACTCTTTCATTTTATGTATGGATATCTCTTGGATGTTTctcaaacatgtttttatttcgtTGCAGGGTATTAAACCTGGTCCAGTTAATGACATGGTCATTGTATCAGCCAGACCAAAAGAAAGGAGACTTGCAGAAGGAATCAGGTATGTTGTTATctatactaaacacacacaacaaatccATTTGCACACATACATTTACGCACCCTCAGAAGTACTTACTTGCtcaacccttgtgcatcaattaaaaaaagttacacataggtccatggtggacaaaaatgtctgtcaaaaaaataaaataaagcttgaGACTTAAGTGTGGtctcatttaaaagtagaaaaaaaagtttaaaaagtgaAACCAAATAAAGGTTAGTGGTTTAAGTttaggaaattgatttatgaacattattttatataaactatatatttatacatcGATATTCGATATGTGATACTGATAATGCTTAAAGTGTGTAAAATAAGCGTaacttcttaaaaatatattcaaaattaattatataacCTACATACTTGTTTCACGTTATTTTTGTGACAAGAAAACATCCTACAACTTCTGAAAGTGAACATCAGTGTTTTACAGTAGCATAAGAAGTGTTATTTTAACATCAGTGTAAACCACAGGGTTTAGGTTATCCTACGTTAAGTTTATTTAACAATAGAAactaaataatcaaattaaaaaataaaacactgcttaGTTTTCACTGTATGAATTAAATATATACTGattcttattaaagctacaaaaaTTATTCAGCCCACAGCagtgagtgattttctctttgtcttttgttCATGACCGCAGTTATTGCAAGCCGTTGCCATATGCATATTGCGATATATATACATTTGCGATCTGTCACACGCACAAAACTCATTGCTTTGCACATTTACTTCTTAATTCTAAcacatttgtttgtctttttccACAGAAGCAACTTGTATAAAGGAGTTATCTGCCCTCTGCCAGACATCTCCACTCTGAAAGTTCAGGAGGCGTACCATGGACTTAGTGCAGACGAAGCTCCCATGATCACAGCAATGGCCATTTCGAGTGATGTACCTCTGATTGAGTCCATGTTCGGTCCGGTGCAGGAGGGAAGTGTGCTTTCCTATCAGCTACCAGTAATGGCAGTCCCCAGTACCCGTCCACACACAGGTGCCCCTTCTCCCCCACAGCTGCCACTCTCGGATTACAGACTGGGACCCCCTACCtgtgcatttgtgttttctgAACATCAGCACCATCATCTGGCATCCCTTGCGACATCTTTTGAGACGGCACACAAAGTTGAAAAAAGCACGCGAGAGCAGAGTTCCTGCGCTGAGTGGCACCAACTAAGGAGGTGCCGCATCACCTCTACTAAATTTAGAGAAGTTTGCCACACCAGGGGGGAAAGCTCTGCTGAAAACCTGGCAAAAAGGCTTCTGGGATCTTGCCATCAGACTGCTGACATGCGGCGGGTCTTGCCCTGGAGCCTGTAGCAGTAGAGGAGTACTGCAAGGTGAGGGAAGTCAACCACTACCCATGTGGGTTCCTGATCCACCCTGACTCACCATGGATGGGGTCAACACCTGATGGGCTTGTGTACGATCCTGAGGGGCAGCCAGTGTTTGGCCTGTTAGAAATTAAATGCCCAAATGTAACTAGCTATGTGGACTGCCCTTATGTTGTGATAAAGGAGGGTACACATACACTGAGGCGAACCCATCCTTATTACTGGCAAGTCCAGGGACAAATGTTGATTTCTGGCTGTGAGTGGTGTGACTTTGTCATTTACACAGAGGATGACATGTTCATTCAGAGAATTCCCCGTGACATGCAAGTCATACAAACCATTAAAGAAAAAGTTgactatttcttttttatttctaccTCAATGCCTTCTTGGCCAATTAATGACTTGATTGCAGTGTAAATATATTTGACAGTGAAATGTTTTTGATTGTgatgtaatgtttttaattgtgatGTAATGCTTAGGGTAAGTAATAAATGACTTGATAAATCTGAGCATTTTGGTGTTTTGTATGCGgcttaaatttagttttaaaagtTAAGAGACAGGAATTAAAAATGAGAGACCAAACAAAAGCAGAttactaacaattatttttaatatcacaaaGCTTTCATAAATCTTTTATAAAGGCACTGCATATCAAGCTTTTACTCAGACGTCCCTCATCAGTGCACTGCACATATAATACATAGTTTTTATGTATGTTATGTGCAATGGCTTGTTGAAGGTCGTCTGGCTGAAAGCCTGATATGCAGTGCCTTTATGAAAGTGTATAAATATACAGTGTGGTTGCACGTTGGAAATCCTCAGATCTCAGGCTTCTTTGCCCAGGCCTTTACCAGTGGCCCATTTTCATAGTTTGTAAGGAGACAAGCCACCGTGTACAGTTGGTTGATGCTCCCAAAAACCCGTAGGGGAATCACAGAATCGAAGAACTTGTGCTCTTTGACCCGGCGAATGAAGCGCTCCACATGCACCCTTACACGTGCTATGGCCTGGGTCTCCCTAACCTCAGATGCAGACATTTGAGGCCTGCCAGAGAGGAAGGCTGGCCTGTAAACCTTGCAGGGCACAATGTCATTAATGAGGAAACCTCTGTCTACCATGACAGCCATCCCAGGTTTGAGCAGACTGAGGAGACCAGATTCACGGGTAATCTGTTTGTCGCTGATAGACCCAGCATACAGCGCAGACACAAATGTCACTGGCCCATGTGGCGCTGATCCCAATGAGCCCCTTCAGAGTGCAGTGGGACTTGTAGGAGGAAAATACCTCACTTTGGAGGAGAGGGAAGATGGGCATTGACACCTCAGCTCAGTGCAGTCAAGGATGACTGTGGTGTCGGGGTAGTCCTTGAAGTCTGCAGGCAGTTTTCTCTGTATCTCCTCTTCAGGTATCCAGATCCTCACTGAGCCGAGTACTGTGAACAGGAAGTTGCTCCATGTAGTAATGATTCTGCTGACCGTGGACTGATGAATACCATACCGGTCAGCAAGGTCCGCTGCTTAGACCCAAGGGCAAGGTAATTCAAAAATAGGAAAAACTCGTCAATGGGCTGCAGGGAATGGGTTGTAGCATTTGACTCTGTGAGAGCTCCTCTTTGTGCTTGTCGAACACTGACCATGGATGGTAGTGAGTTCGCAATCAAGCCCCAGAAACGCATCAGTAGATCATATGATGCAAACCTAAAGAAATGGAATACAGATACACTATTAATAACGGTTCATAattaacacaaaatgtacacacataactttaattaaatgtatttgtgcaaATTGAAAACACTAAGGCACATTGTTTATCAGGCATTTTGGGAGACAGAACAATAAATAGGGAAATAAGTTACATATCAACATtcctaataattatttaatattattatgaaaatgttgCCTATCAATACTcccatttttacacttttttgggATGGAAAATCATATATCAATCAATTCCATTATGTCTTTCATAACATAGTTGAGAATTATCTTTAAACAaagtttggttaaaaaaaaatcctgaaacATAGAAATTGATTggcgaataaaaaaaaaaacattgtttttacctATGCAtgtaatttcatgtaattttatttttaaaacaacctGGTGTTTTCTACAGAGGACATAGCATAAactatgaataaaatatattttttaatttgtttcttatGCTCTAAACGGTGTAATGacgtaaaaaaaatactaaataaaaaaaacaaatctgggaTGTGCTCCTGACTcgatgcttaaaaaaaataaaaaaataataataattctctttcactcacacacacacacacacacgttagccTAAGCCTACCTGTCTAGACGTAAGTTACCTTGTAAAGAACCTGATATCCTTGTCCGAGGCAGCAAAACGATGAATGCCGAACCGCTGCCTCAGTGTAAGCCCCTCGATCTGTTGGCGTAACAGGCGATTTTCCTCCCGGAGAAACGCATTTTCCTCCAACACCAAATCAACGACTGCAGCTTCAGGTTTCGACGCGTAGTCGTGTTGCATGGGGACGCCGAATGTTCCGTGGTCCGGTGTATCCTCCCAGTCATCCTCTGGCGGCGGTGGTCTTTCCCTTCTCTCCCAAACCCCCGGTCTTGTAGGTGGAAGGGAGAAGTTGTTCCACTCAAATAAAACCGGAACAACACCCTTTTTTAACAGCCGACGACCTGTTTCTGATGCTGGTTCACGGATGTCTTCCGTTCTGAAGTGCCGGCTACACACCCGGGTGTGAGGCGTAACGGTGAATTTGTCCCTGCGAATATTAACGATCCACTTACGCCTCAGCTCCTCATCAgcaggaaaagtaaaaaaactaaGTACAGAATTGTACTTTCCGGATGCCTGGCACTGTGGCACACAACAGTGTTCGGCAGTAGTACCAGACACTCTCTGGTATTTAAACTTTGATGACTTCATATCaactcatagactgtaaaaaaaactaGAAGCAGCTACTAAAACAAGTCGACGCTTAGGCTAACCGGAAGTATTCGTGGTGGCTGAGATTTCAGCGGAAGTACGTCACAACAGCCGTTGGCATTTAGCCTATTACAcgacgagagaaacagagaaaaagctcgacagtttttgttccactgaatcgtctgaaacaatcaataaattcattgtgaagtattttgtaggtgatattctagtcagtaaagaggaacatcaacagttcttgacaggtgagtactgaactgctgctaaacaaaccaaaactcacaagacaacaataataaacctttcaaactatcagctacagtaagacatctaacagatatctaagtattaatcacagcagaacaaacagatactgagacttttgctcttttatctgaattgtcagtatgtgttcagtttctttggcactgaaatgttatttcttctattgacttgaaacgttgctttgttttcttctgttgagtcttctgatgttttctctttatgctggtgtttaacatgtcataaaagctgacagtctgcaattgagcctcattgattcatttctaatggaatattctagaggacaaataaaaacaaatatgtgtcagtattgaacaaataaacacgtcacaaatatagatgatgtcccgtttgttgacaggtgttcagtggtctgttcagatgatgtcatggactccacaaaggatctcagtggacagacagacacagggaaggtcaagaggtcagaggatttcaatgcttgaataaaatacactgatagatatttctgatatgctgcacaacactacagtataaaaacactgaggagaaatgagaacagactggattatctcaagtataaacatgtgaaaacagctttagggtaaagtgagatctacagtaAGATGACCGTGAGAccggtttgattcagtcacagacagaactggagaaacCTGTACAGTCAGTCGTCTGTAGAAGGTGAAACTCAAATGTGTTTCTCTGAACATTTTTagacacaaacacagaattttcttcAGATTAATGCAGAACAAACCATCAAACTTAAAGAAGAGAGAAATATTGGGAAGAGTAAAACTGAGAAACTGAAGAGAGGAAAAgggtgtttgtgagagtttgtagtttttaaaacagtgtttaattgctgttgtgttttagtgtcattcatggagaatctcctgaatccagctgtgtgtccatgaagagtgaccggtcaATGGAGCGTCCACCTGGATTCAGTTCAGGAgccccttgtgctgatgtgaggtgaggactctcatgttgactgacagtatgaacgtgtacaccacagtctgagggaccattagaaagaatccagtgtaaaaaatataaatctaaaaggaaatatgcaattataataaaaataatgagtcTTTCTACAGCTGATTGCTTTACTATAACAGTTTCATTGGCATCTCTTCACAAGAGCTCAtctttatactgtacagtaatatCATGTGAACATGACAGAGATGATCAGACATGACAAGAGATTGTTCCTCAGGTTTATCACAGGACATACAGTCTGCTGGAGATCACAATGTTACTAAAAAAGGACATGTTGACTatatgttacagtatgtttccaCCTGTGCTACAGTAATCTGTGTCTGATGAAAAATATGTTGTAGGGATATGTGTTGACACTTTTTGACTTTTGTTTGACAGTATTTCAGTAACACTTAAAAACTGAAGAAATTGTCTCGTACTACATTGAATACGACACAATAAAGAggctgtttatgtttttaaaggaattctGGTGTCTGCAAAAAATACAAGATCCTTAAAAAACTCCTAATGATCTTGTAATCAGTTGCAATTGCATGGGGCCCCGGACGTCGAGAGGGCCCCCACACCGGTAGGAAAGCTCATCAAAAGCGCTTGAAGTGACATGATGTTCTGGGTACACACGTGAACACGCCGTTGTCAGCATTCTCAGAGTGGTTCATGTTAGAAGCTGCTGGGTTCAGGTCAGCAGgactttgggtttgtaatttatgaaaaaatattctgAACTTCTTTCACTCACACGCTCAGATACACAcgaacggatgagttaggggccgttcacaccaaacgtgtttttgtgtgtgtctgctctGTTGTTCCCTGGGTTGGTCAGTTGctcggggcctcagaaatcgtcaTCACGCCCCTGCTTGTAATGTCCCGTTATGTCgtgttttgtgttctgaatgatcaaataaaacacacgtcctcactgcagcttcaggatttctcagttcattaaaaatgaaaattgtgtcataattcactcaccctctgTAACGCACACAAGaggagacagtcacaatgtcgaataaaatcaGAGTATatcaaaagggcaaatccaaagaagagcagtcaaggggagcgttaggtcgaagccggggactCAGAGTATAACACACgagtgaaactaatactctggtgattgtgaGCGAGcacgagagccagagggggcgggtgcaggtgaaactaataacagaaaccatgaacgctaacaaggggactgtggagttaaataatgGACGAAAGTAAAACTTACGGAAGACAAAAAGGgacaaaatgggcaaagaagaggtaagggcaaaccgagacaaggtgaatgttacatagccccccctcaagggatcggataccagacgatcccaacgaacaaaacccacaaaaacccaaaaacaaaatgagggcaccaggggcagacaggcagaccagggggggcacaagaacaagagggcagtccaaggggcacagagggtaggcaggagGTCCAAGAGGGCAACGAGGGGGAGATAAGaaggtccacgagggcacaaactgggtcagggggcctggaaggcgactgtaggacagccaagggaggtggcgcccttggaggctcgagaggcggagccgtaggaggctcgagaggcggagccctagaaagctctggagtctctgggagcagagccgtgggaggctcgggaggtggagccataagaggctctggagggggagccgtaggaggctcgggaggcagagccataggaggctcgagaggcggagccctggaaggctcgagaggcttgagagggggagccatgaaagactcgagagacggagccctgagaggcttgggaggaggaggagccctggaagactcgagagacggagccctgagaggctcgagaggaggaggagccctggaagactcgagaaacggagccctgagaggctcgagaggaggaggagccctggaagactcgagagacgaagccctgagaggcttgagaggaggaggagccctgaaagtcTCGAGAGACCAACGAACAAAACCCacaaaaacccaaaaacaaaatgagggcaccaggggcagacaggcagaccagggggggcacaagaacaagaggcagagccgtaggaggctcgagaggcggagccctggaaggctcgagaggcttgagagggggagccatgaaagactcgagagacggagccctgagaggcttgggaggaggaggagccctggaagactcgagagacggagccctgagaggctcgagaggaggaggagccctggaagactcgagaaacggagccctgagaggctcgagaggaggaggagccctggaagactcgagagacgaagccctgagaggcttgagaggaggaggagccctgaaagtcTCGAGATCCCAACGAACAAAACCCacaaaaacccaaaaacaaaatgagggcaccaggggcagacaggcagaccagggggggcacaagaacaagagggcagtccaaggggcacagagggtaggcaggagGTCCAAGAGGGCAACGAGGGGGAGATAAGaaggtccacgagggcacaaactgggtcagggggcctggaaggcgactgtaGGACAGCCAAGGGAGGTGAGCCCTTGGAGGCTccgagaggcggagccagtaggaggctc of the Xyrauchen texanus isolate HMW12.3.18 chromosome 10, RBS_HiC_50CHRs, whole genome shotgun sequence genome contains:
- the LOC127650461 gene encoding uncharacterized protein LOC127650461, with amino-acid sequence MGIKPGPVNDMVIVSARPKERRLAEGIRSNLYKGVICPLPDISTLKVQEAYHGLSADEAPMITAMAISSDVPLIESMFGPVQEGSVLSYQLPVMAVPSTRPHTGAPSPPQLPLSDYRLGPPTCAFVFSEHQHHHLASLATSFETAHKVEKSTREQSSCAEWHQLRRCRITSTKFREVCHTRGESSAENLAKRLLGSCHQTADMRRVLPWSL